A DNA window from Zingiber officinale cultivar Zhangliang chromosome 3A, Zo_v1.1, whole genome shotgun sequence contains the following coding sequences:
- the LOC122051104 gene encoding potassium channel AKT2-like — protein MDLPHSVENDHERKRKQEEDNSQSLNLRNLSKLMLPPLGVSSYNQNQNDRPGRIILPMDTRYRCWETFMVVMVAYSAWVYPFEIAFMNATPKGGLFIADSIIDVFFATDIILTFFLAYIDSRTQILVRDRRKIAVRYLSTWFIMDLASTIPFAGLGYLITGRVKAGVSYSLLGMFRLWRLRKVKQFFTRLEKDIRFSYFWIRCARLLFVTFFLVHCAGCLYYLLADRYPHQGKTWIGSVMPNFREDDLGMRYIASIYWSISTMTTVGYGDLHAVNTREMIFNIFYMLCNLGLTAYLIGNMTNLVVEGTRRTMEFRNSIQVASNFVCRNHLPPRLREQILAYMCLRFKAETLNQQHLMDQLPKSICKNICQHLFLPTVKEVYLFKGVSRETLLFLVTNMKAEYLPPREDVIMQNEAPEDVYIIVSGEVEIVYSDNETDQVVGGLRTGDIFGEISALSNRPQSFTFRTRTLSQLLRLKQNTLQEVLQTKQADGIVIMKNFLKHQIELEDTSDLVGDTGEKDGANIPCSLLTVAATGNSSLLNKLMIAGMNPDVRDSRGRTPLHIVASKGYEDCVLVLLSHACNIHVQDAEGNTPLWNAIVAKHHKIFSLLHQCACVSNPYTSGDLLCLAAKRNDPSTMRELLKQGLDINSINHEGFAALQIAIVENHEEMCRLLIMNGANKEKLNSHGSGAREINKETLEEMNQQNHVGHSTTSNTMIKKEKMSNMQENRYAPRISTYKGHPLLRNSSSESGKLIFLPSTMQDLRETIGKKFGIDARNKILITEDGAEVETIDVLRDNDKLFVVEDEEFMLVDKKFKDFCSQSDSEAA, from the exons ATGGATCTCCCCCACTCCGTCGAGAACGAccatgagaggaagaggaagcagGAGGAGGACAACTCCCAGTCCCTAAACCTTCGTAACCTCTCTAAGCTCATGCTTCCACCTCTCGGCGTCTCAAGCTACAACCAAAACCAGAATGACCGTCCAGGGAGGATCATTTTGCCTATGGACACCAGATACAG GTGCTGGGAGACGTTCATGGTCGTGATGGTGGCCTACTCTGCGTGGGTGTACCCATTCGAGATCGCCTTCATGAATGCCACACCCAAGGGCGGCCTCTTCATCGCTGACAGCATCATCGATGTCTTCTTCGCCACcgacatcatccttaccttcttCTTGGCGTACATCGATTCCAGGACGCAGATCCTTGTTCGTGATCGAAGGAAAATTGCCGTCAG GTACTTGTCAACATGGTTCATCATGGATTTGGCATCAACGATTCCTTTTGCGGGCTTGGGCTACCTAATAACAGGCAGAGTCAAAGCAGGAGTCTCTTACAGTCTATTGGGAATGTTTAGGCTTTGGCGACTTAGGAAGGTGAAGCAATTTTTTACAAG ACTTGAAAAAGACATCAGGTTCAGCTATTTCTGGATAAGATGTGCTAGACTCCTATTT GTTACCTTTTTCCTAGTACACTGTGCTGGATGCCTCTATTATTTGCTTGCTGATCGTTACCCACATCAAGGGAAGACATGGATTGGTTCAGTGATGCCAAACTTCAGGGAAGATGATCTGGGGATGCGATACATTGCTTCCATTTACTGGTCCATATCAACAATGACGACAGTTGGATATGGTGATCTCCATGCAGTTAATACAAGAGAAATGATCTTTAATATATTCTATATGCTTTGTAATCTTGGCCTCACGGCCTACTTGATTGGAAATATGACCAACTTGGTTGTTGAAGGAACTCGGCGCACAATGGAATTT AGAAACAGCATTCAGGTTGCATCTAACTTTGTATGCAGAAACCATTTACCACCGCGTCTAAGAGAGCAGATATTGGCTTACATGTGCCTTAGATTCAAAGCAGAGACCTTAAACCAACAACATCTGATGGACCAGTTACCGAAATCAATATGCAAAAATATTTGTCAGCACCTCTTCCTGCCAACTGTTAAGGAAGTGTATCTCTTTAAAGGTGTCTCAAGGGAAACACTGCTATTCCTG GTAACTAACATGAAAGCCGAGTATCTTCCACCTAGAGAGGATGTCATCATGCAGAATGAGGCACCAGAAGACGTATATATTATTGTATCAGGTGAAGTTGAAATTGTTTATTCAGATAATGAGACAGACCAAGTTGTAGGAGGGCTCAGGACAGGTGATATTTTTGGAGAAATTAGTGCTCTCAGTAATAGGCCTCAAAGCTTTACATTCCGCACTAGAACATTATCTCAACTACTGAGGTTAAAGCAAAACACCTTACAAGAAGTCCTACAAACTAAACAAGCTGATGGCATTGTTATCATGAAGAATTTTCTTAAG CATCAAATAGAGTTGGAGGACACGAGTGATCTTGTGGGGGACACTGGAGAAAAAGATGGAGCTAATATACCATGCAGTCTCCTAACAGTGGCAGCTACTGGAAATAGTTCTTTGCTTAATAAACTCATGATAGCTGGAATGAACCCTGATGTCCGCGACTCTAGAGGAAGAACACCATTG CATATAGTAGCATCGAAAGGATATGAGGATTGTGTCCTAGTTCTACTCAGCCATGCTTGCAACATCCATGTACAAG ATGCGGAAGGAAATACTCCATTATGGAATGCCATCGTCGCAAAGCACCACAAAATTTTCAGTCTTTTGCACCAATGTGCATGTGTTTCCAATCCCTATACCAGCGGTGATCTTCTTTGCCTGGCAGCTAAAAGAAATGATCCTTCCACTATGAGGGAGCTGTTAAAACAGGGTCTAGACATAAACTCCATAAACCATGAAGGCTTCGCAGCTCTGCAAATAGCAATTGTTGAAAATCACGAAGAAATGTGTAGGCTCCTGATCATGAATGGGGCCAACAAAGAGAAACTAAATTCACATGGAAGTGGAGCAAGGGAAATAAACAAGGAAACGCTGGAAGAAATGAACCAGCAAAATCATGTAGGACATTCAACTACGTCAAATACAATGATCAAGAAAGAGAAGATGTCGAACATGCAAGAAAACAGATATGCCCCAAGGATTAGCACGTACAAGGGGCATCCGCTACTCAGAAATAGCAGTTCAGAATCTGGAAAGTTAATATTTCTGCCAAGCACCATGCAAGACCTCAGAGAAACAATTG GCAAGAAGTTTGGTAttgatgcaagaaacaaaatatTGATAACTGAAGATGGTGCAGAGGTAGAGACAATTGATGTCTTGAGAGATAATGATAAACTTTTCGTCGTTGAGGATGAAGAATTTATGCTCGTAGACAAGAAATTCAAAGATTTCTGTTCCCAATCAGATTCTGAAGCGGCCTAG